A stretch of DNA from Gymnodinialimonas sp. 57CJ19:
TTGGTCGTGGCCCTTTTGATCCTTTTGCTGAACCCCGGCCTCGTGCTGTGGTTGCCCAGGGCGTTTGGATACTAGGCACCGCAGACATTCCCACATTGACATTTCTAACCCTCAAGAGGCGGATGTGCCGCCCGTATGGAAAGCTGAGTAGACCCATGAAAAACCCAACAAACCACTTCAAGGCGGCTCTGAAAGAGGGGCGGCATCAGCTTGGCATTTGGAACACCATCGGCGGCAACACGGTGCCGGAAATGCTGGCGGCAGCCGGGTTCGACTGGATGTTGATTGATTGCGAACATTCCGCGGTGGAAACGGTCGAGGTGCAGACGGCCTTGCAGGCGGCGGCAGGGTTCCCCTCGGTCTCAGCCGTGGTGCGTCCAGCGGCAAACGACACGATGCTGATCAAGCGCGTTCTGGATATGGGGGCGCAGACCTTGCTGATCCCCTATGTCGAAACCGCCGAGGAGGCGGCGGCGGCGGTGGCATCCATGCGCTATGGGCCACGCGGTATTCGCGGGATGGCCGGCGTGACCCGCGCCACACGCTACGGGCAGGTGGAAAATTATTTCACCGAGGTCGAAGAAAACCTCTGCCTGATCGTGCAGATCGAAACCGTGAAGGGGATGGAGAACCTGGAGGCCATTGCCCAGACCGACGG
This window harbors:
- a CDS encoding aldolase/citrate lyase family protein, whose amino-acid sequence is MKNPTNHFKAALKEGRHQLGIWNTIGGNTVPEMLAAAGFDWMLIDCEHSAVETVEVQTALQAAAGFPSVSAVVRPAANDTMLIKRVLDMGAQTLLIPYVETAEEAAAAVASMRYGPRGIRGMAGVTRATRYGQVENYFTEVEENLCLIVQIETVKGMENLEAIAQTDGVDAVFIGPADLSATMGLPGQTTHPDVVTAILDAFDRLAALGVPSGILTLDAKESKRFMDHGSGFTAVGVDLALLANSVAALRSSF